One genomic region from Gossypium hirsutum isolate 1008001.06 chromosome D13, Gossypium_hirsutum_v2.1, whole genome shotgun sequence encodes:
- the LOC121225023 gene encoding GATA transcription factor 15 isoform X2 — protein MMSESNKKFCTDCKTTKTPLWRGGPAGPKSLCNACGIRYRKKRRAMLGLNKGIEKKKKEISHSPSSDSSSSSAPTNDGGGENLSANLNGLSESVKMRLFALGSEVLLQTSSSLSGVVKKQRCQRRRKLGEEEQAAISLMALSCDTVFA, from the exons ATGATGAGTGAGAGCAACAAGAAGTTTTGTACTGATTGCAAAACCACAAAAACCCCTCTTTGGAGAGGTGGCCCTGCTGGCCCCAAG TCACTGTGCAATGCATGTGGAATCAGATACAGGAAAAAAAGGAGAGCAATGTTGGGTTTGAACAAAGGaatagagaagaagaagaaggagataTCACATTCACCATCATCAGATAGTAGCAGCTCTAGTGCTCCAACAAATGATGGTGGTGGAGAGAATCTGAGTGCCAACTTAAATGGATTGAGCGAGAGTGTGAAGATGAGATTATTTGCTTTGGGCAGTGAAGTTTTGTTGCAAACCTCATCGTCTTTATCTGGGGTGGTAAAGAAACAAAGGTGCCAAAGGAGAAGGAAGTTGGGAGAGGAAGAACAAGCTGCAATTTCTTTGATGGCATTGTCGTGTGACACAGTTTTTGCGTAA
- the LOC121225023 gene encoding GATA transcription factor 15 isoform X1: protein MGVMDLRAKKSWSEDMMSESNKKFCTDCKTTKTPLWRGGPAGPKSLCNACGIRYRKKRRAMLGLNKGIEKKKKEISHSPSSDSSSSSAPTNDGGGENLSANLNGLSESVKMRLFALGSEVLLQTSSSLSGVVKKQRCQRRRKLGEEEQAAISLMALSCDTVFA, encoded by the exons ATGGGTGTAATGGATCTGAGAGCAAAG AAATCATGGAGTGAAGATATGATGAGTGAGAGCAACAAGAAGTTTTGTACTGATTGCAAAACCACAAAAACCCCTCTTTGGAGAGGTGGCCCTGCTGGCCCCAAG TCACTGTGCAATGCATGTGGAATCAGATACAGGAAAAAAAGGAGAGCAATGTTGGGTTTGAACAAAGGaatagagaagaagaagaaggagataTCACATTCACCATCATCAGATAGTAGCAGCTCTAGTGCTCCAACAAATGATGGTGGTGGAGAGAATCTGAGTGCCAACTTAAATGGATTGAGCGAGAGTGTGAAGATGAGATTATTTGCTTTGGGCAGTGAAGTTTTGTTGCAAACCTCATCGTCTTTATCTGGGGTGGTAAAGAAACAAAGGTGCCAAAGGAGAAGGAAGTTGGGAGAGGAAGAACAAGCTGCAATTTCTTTGATGGCATTGTCGTGTGACACAGTTTTTGCGTAA